The following proteins come from a genomic window of Palaemon carinicauda isolate YSFRI2023 chromosome 12, ASM3689809v2, whole genome shotgun sequence:
- the LOC137651142 gene encoding uncharacterized protein: MRHDALLANGGHLQATGHRGTRSTFTGYGAHLQDTGHGGDLQDTGHGGNFKGYRTQRTFGYRTRAHLQATGHRAHLQNTEHGAYSQNTGHGGHLQATGHGANLQDTGHGGDLQDTEHGGHLQATGHGGDLQNTEHGGHLQATGHGGDLQNTEHGGHLQATGHGGDLQATGHRGDLQATRHGGHLQATGHGGNLIT, encoded by the exons ATGAGACACGATGcatt attagcCAACGGAGGACATTTACAGGCTACAGGACACAGAGGGACACGGAGCACATTTACAGGATACGGAGCACATTTACAGGATACAGGACACGGAGGAGATTTACAAGATACAGGACACGGGGGAAATTTTAAAGGCTACAGGACACAGAGGACATTTGGTTACAGGACACGAGCACATTTACAGGCTACAGGACACAGAGCACATTTACAGAATACAGAACACGGAGCATATTCACAGAATACAGGACACGGGGGACATTTACAAGCGACAGGACACGGAGCAAATTTACAGGATACAGGACACGGAGGAGATTTACAGGATACAGAACACGGGGGACATTTACAGGCTACAGGACACGGAGGAGATTTACAGAATACAGAACACGGGGGACATTTACAGGCTACAGGACACGGAGGAGATTTACAGAATACAGAACACGGGGGACATTTACAGGCTACAGGACACGGAGGAGATTTACAGGCTACAGGACACAGAGGAGATTTACAGGCTACAAGACATGGAGGACATTTACAGGCTACAGGACATGGAGGAAATTTGATTACATGA